The Maylandia zebra isolate NMK-2024a linkage group LG7, Mzebra_GT3a, whole genome shotgun sequence genome contains a region encoding:
- the LOC101478167 gene encoding cingulin-like protein 1 — protein sequence MESHRPSGSPDIRTQRGYMLEHSHRGSQDNSFGVRIQVQGIKGQPYVVLNSSSQDSNRDVSVITHQAGYNPGMARRSMDDRQLSPEPQKMVNSPVFNYQKRPEIMRSYSPENNKLSPGFPSQTASNKPTTNVTKPRIPLPAEGPGEDPAELTQNKAPPSGGQISPRSPNLVETDSIISVGKLISQFNSNQRRGRGPRNRLNLEECRRSRSVDSSRTSESSSPSPSASRNSSLKGGMYPPGSARARLLSGEVNLKPPSNKDTTTKGLHRAEKASSGDRADESDERDAQVTPDLLKGQQELSVDPAEDTTKQMLFTYLKAGTTDDDSTTHRKVHLLFRRINKLKWRTAANVEQEEKDYEEAIKLLREKQAELEKEVSELRQRLDAEMKNEMTLAKACEKARTEKKKLQEELIKSQAELSQLRDKLGEVEAELQFTKEEVAQMKAEKERAKAEMQDLQQQLSEMHDELDRAKKAEVINEEKEVLLQDLSQLHAEFQEMLQVKEEQEDLLHRRERELSALKGALKEEVETQDIYTSALKEEHEQELQKLLGHLELVKESNALLCQKKLEAEEESGAAKVQLKELSQERDQLRGKVQELNNKLEQLNQVIQEYKTTERQLEQRSKQLEREKQQVEEMLDDVRRNEEEMCQSNKSLLTRLEDVQGKLAKLNHEHRDLKEKLREEKKQVEELWKTKTELEDERRLQDRAMEQLQRKMNGIIEECEASTDVLQNQVDEAKEKSQRDLAELRRQLQEKGAELEKSRQAAKKLQEELFPLEEDLRRCRREQQEAQLRGRQLEQKVEELEERNVAAMDERERQVKLMEERISHLEEDLCDERGSADRLMERLDKTKEQMDQMRNELMQERSARQDLECDKISLERQNKDLKSRVAHLEGSQKSNQDSLVSKLNIRIQELEERLQGEEKDNNNLQQVNRRLERKLKEMKMQGDEERLNLQSQTDQLTQRLKTAKRQMDEAEEEIERLEHAKKKLQRELDEQMEANEQLHSQLSAVRNEMRRKKKATPLTKVAEDDVNDLDDLGSD from the exons ATGGAGTCTCACAGGCCGAGCGGTTCTCCAGACATCAGGACACAGAGGGGCTACATGCTGGAGCACAGTCACAGGGGCAGCCAGGACAACTCGTTTGGAGTGAGGATTCAGGTTCAAGGGATTAAAGGTCAACCCTATGTGGTTCTGAACAGTTCAAGCCAGGACAGCAACAGGGACGTTTCTGTCATCACTCACCAGGCAGGGTACAACCCGGGTATGGCGCGAAGGTCCATGGATGACAGACAGCTATCACCTGAGCCACAGAAGATGGTTAACTCCCCCGTGTTTAATTATCAGAAACGCCCAGAGATCATGAGATCCTACAGCCCTGAAAATAATAAACTGAGCCCGGGGTTtccttcacaaacagcctcAAACAAACCGACTACCAACGTGACCAAACCCAGGATCCCTCTGCCTGCTGAGGGCCCAGGAGAAGACCCTGCTGAGTTGACCCAGAACAAGGCGCCTCCATCTGGTGGACAAATTTCTCCAAGGTCCCCAAACTTAGTGGAGACCGACTCCATCATTTCTGTAGGGAAACTAATAAGCCAGTTTAACAGCAACCAACGGAGGGGAAGAGGCCCGAGGAACAGGCTGAACCTCGAGGAGTGTCGTCGGTCACGCAGCGTGGACAGCAGTCGAACCTCTGAATCCTCCTCGCCCTCCCCTTCAGCTAGCAGGAACTCGTCTCTGAAGGGCGGGATGTACCCTCCTGGATCGGCCAGGGCTCGACTCCTCAGTGGAGAAGTCAACTTAAAGCCACCAAGCAACAAAGATACGACCACCAAAGGGCTTCACAGAGCAGAGAAAGCATCAAGCGGTGACCGGGCTGATGAATCTGATGAAAGAGATGCACAG GTCACTCCCGATCTTCTGAAAGGACAGCAAGAGCTCTCAGTAGATCCAGCCGAAGACACGACGAAACAAATGCTGTTCACTTACCTGAAGGCTGG AACGACTGATGACGACTCCACCACCCATAGAAAGGTCCACCTGCTCTTTCGGAGGATCAACAAGCTCAAATGGAGAACTGCTGCCAATgtggagcaggaggagaaa GACTACGAAGAGGCGATAAAGCTCCTGCGGGAGAAACAGGCAGAGCTGGAGAAAGAAGTGTCGGAACTGAGGCAAAGACTAGACGCTGAGATGAAG AATGAAATGACTTTAGCCAAAGCCTGTGAGAAGGCGaggacagaaaagaagaaacttCAGGAAGAGCTGATAAAAAGCCAAGCTGAGCTCAGCCAACTCAGGGACAAGCTGGGAGAAGTTGAGGCAGAACTTCAGTTTACCAAAGAGGA GGTGGCTCAAATGAAggctgagaaagagagagctaaAGCAGAGATGCAGGACCTTCAGCAGCAGCTCTCAGAGATGCACGACGAGCTGGACCGAGCAAAGAAAGCAGAGGTGATAAATGAAGAGAAAGAAGTCCTTCTGCAG GATTTATCCCAGCTGCATGCAGAATTTCAGGAGATGCTACAGGTGAAGGAAGAGCAGGAGGACTTGCTGCATCGCAGAGAGAGGGAGCTCAGTGCCCTGAAGGGAGCACTTAAAGAGGAGGTGGAGACTCAGGATATATACACCTCTGCTCTGAAGGAGGAGCACGAACAGGAGCTTCAGAAGCTGCTCGGGCACTTGGAGCTGGTTAAAGAG AGCAATGCTCTGCTCTGCCAGAAGAAGCTCGAGGCGGAGGAGGAGAGCGGTGCAGCTAAGGTGCAACTGAAGGAGCTGAGCCAGGAGAGAGATCAGCTGAGAGGGAAGGTGCAAGAGCTTAACAACAAGTTGGAGCAGCTGAATCAGGTGATCCAGGAGTACAAAACCACAGAAAGACAGTTGGAGCAGAGATCAAAGCAGCTTGAG AGGGAAAAGCAACAGGTTGAGGAAATGCTGGACGATGTGAGGAGGAATGAAGAAGAGATGTGTCAGTCTAACAAGTCGCTGCTCACTCGCTTGGAAGACGTGCAG GGTAAACTAGCCAAATTGAACCATGAGCACAGAGACCTGAAAGAGAAGCTCAGGGAGGAGAAGAAGCAAGTGGAGGAGCTGTGGAAGACAAAAACTGAGCTGGAAGATGAGAGAAGGCTGCAGGACAGGGCCATGGAGCAACTGCAGAGGAAG ATGAATGGCATCATAGAGGAGTGTGAGGCGTCCACAGATGTGCTTCAGAACCAGGTCGATGAGGCCAAAGAAAAGAGTCAGAGGGACTTGGCCGAGCTGCGGAGACAGCTGCAGGAAAAGGGAGCAGAGCTGGAGAAATCCAGACAGGCAGCCAAAAAACTGCAGGAAGAG ctgtttcctctgGAGGAGGATCTGCGGAGGTGTCgcagggagcagcaggaggccCAGCTGAGGGGCCGGCAGCTGGAGCAGAAggtggaggagctggaggagaggaATGTTGCCGCGATGGACGAGCGAGAGCGCCAGGTCAAACTCATGGAG GAGCGCATCAGCCACCTGGAAGAAGACCTTTGTGATGAGCGCGGCAGTGCTGACCGCTTGATGGAGCGATTAGACAAAACCAAGGAGCAG ATGGATCAGATGCGGAATGAACTGATGCAGGAGAGATCTGCCAGGCAGGATCTGGAGTGCGATAAGATAAGCCTGGAGAGGCAG AATAAGGACCTTAAAAGCAGAGTGGCTCATCTGGAAGGTTCACAGAAGAGCAACCAGGACTCACTCGTCTCCAAGCTCAACATCCGCATCcaggagctggaggagaggTTGCAAGGAGAAGAGAA GGACAACAACAACTTACAACAAGTGAACCGCAGGCTGGAGCGCAAGCTGAAGGAGATGAAAATGCAGGGAGACGAGGAGCGCCTCAACCTGCAGAGCCAGACGGACCAG CTGACTCAGAGGCTAAAGACGGCGAAGAGGCAGATGGACGAGGCGGAGGAGGAGATCGAGCGTCTGGAACACGCTAAAAAGAAGTTGCAGAGAGAGCTGGATGAGCAGATGGAGGCCAACGAGCAGCTTCACAGCCAGCTGAGTGCAGTGCGGAATGAGATGAG GCGGAAGAAGAAGGCCACTCCCCTCACTAAGGTCGCAGAGGACGATGTGAACGACTTAGACGACCTGGGATCTGACTGA
- the LOC101468544 gene encoding transcription factor 12, translated as MYCAHPVSGAGNNSLMHCYNMKPAYGQSPGADIATQNSSSHLSPKAPSNVFASMFFEGMGNSPDIWNAVNGLNQQGYEGALGAATTHQTQPGSYSSLQPAHGHLDFSPHSVLAVDMNRALPPMSTFHRSNAVSRTQSVNTSESSAVSGSQGNVSGPSQTGDTLGKALASIYSPDHTSSSFPSSSSTPVRSPSPLPNSAEPAGSNMWPRSSVQAPVSPHYESSLISLSQVEDRLDRLDDVIHVLRNHAVGPTAGLPSDIHGLLNQPNHGHPGSASTLPLNCHSPAMVEAVSMNNNHSAFQGRAQNGHPYPARQRATLQPVQGGGRGGLGVQSNLELKMESGEMEEIMHTSHGHSSDSQRSDEESEHKTHGENSARNSIHEDEDLSPEQKAERERERRMANNARERLRVRDINEAFKELGHMCQLHLKSEKPQTKLLVLHQAVAVILSLEQQVRERNLNPKAACLRRREEEKASAVMTDPQSMHLAFHPNLTDPANPMGHL; from the exons ATGTACTGCGCTCACCCCGTCTCTGGCGCAGGGAACAACTCACTGATGCACTGCTACAACATGAAACCA GCTTATGGGCAGTCTCCTGGTGCAGACATCGCCACCCAGAACTCATCTTCACATCTGTCGCCCAAGGCCCCCAGCAATGTGTTTGCAAGCATGTTCTTTG AGGGGATGGGCAATTCGCCGGACATCTGGAATGCTGTAAATGGGCTGAACCAGCAGGGCTATGAAGGTGCACTGGGAGCAGCCACAACCCACCAAACACAGCCGGGGAGTTACAGCAGCCTGCAACCGGCACACGGTCACCTG GACTTCTCTCCACATTCAGTGTTGGCTGTGGACATGAACAGGGCTCTCCCGCCCATGTCCACTTTTCATCGTAGCAATGCAGTCTCGCGCACTCAGTCAGTCAACACCTCAGAGAGCTCTGCAG tctcAGGGAGCCAAGGAAATGTGTCAGGACCATCACAGACAGGCGACACCTTGGGCAAAGCTTTGGCCTCT ATTTACTCCCCTGATCACACGAGCAGCAGTTTCCCCTCCAGCTCATCCACACCGGTGAGGTCTCCATCTCCGCTGCCCAATTCAGCAGAACCTGCAG gTAGCAACATGTGGCCACGGAGTTCAGTTCAGGCACCAGTCTCACCACATTATGAGTCTTCGCTAATATCGTTG TCTCAGGTGGAGGATCGTCTGGACAGACTGGATGACGTAATCCACGTCCTGAGGAACCATGCCGTTGGCCCCACCGCTGGTCTGCCCAGTGACATCCACGGGTTGCTGAACCAGCCCAACCACGGCCACCCGGGCTCTGCCAGCACCCTGCCGCTCAACTGTCACAGTCCAGCAATG GTTGAAGCTGTCAGTATGAACAACAACCACTCCGCCTTCCAGGGCCGTGCGCAAAATGGTCACCCATACCCAGCCAGACAGAGGGCCACCCTACAGCCTGTGCAAGGTGGAGGTAGAG GTGGACTTGGGGTTCAGAGTAATCTAGAGCTTAAGATGGAAAGTGGGGAAATGGAAGAGATAATGCACACCAGCCATGGTCACAGTTCAGACAGCCAGAGATCAGATGAGGAGAGCGAACACAAGACACATGGAGAAAACAGTGCAAGAAACAG CATCCATGAGGATGAGGACCTGAGTCCGGAGCAGAAGGCTGAGCGCGAGcgtgagaggagaatggccaaCAACGCCCGCGAACGCCTGCGCGTGCGCGACATCAACGAGGCCTTCAAGGAGCTCGGTCACATGTGTCAACTACACCTGAAGAGTGAGAAGCCGCAGACCAAGCTGCTGGTCCTCCACCAGGCTGTGGCGGTGATCCTCAGCTTGGAACAAcaagtcagag AGAGGAATCTGAACCCGAAGGCAGCGTGTCTGcggaggagagaagaagagaaggcGTCTGCTGTCATGACGGACCCACAGTCCATGCATCTTGCTTTTCATCCCAATCTGACAGACCCGGCGAACCCCATGGGCCACCTCTGA